From a region of the Lentilactobacillus curieae genome:
- the purR gene encoding pur operon repressor: MKVRRSDRLIDMTRYLLERPHTLVPLTFFSKKYESAKSSISEDLTILKRTFQERGTGLLETVPGAAGGTRFLPYILKEEATDFVGDLIGQMTDESRYLPGGYVYMSDLLGDPNTLRQIGRIFATQYLNQNVDAVMTIATKGVPIAQGVANLLNVPFVIVRHDTEITEGSTVNVNYVSGSSERIEKMSLSKRSLKKGANVLIVDDYMRGGGTISGMISMVEEFEANLIGIGVVAESSMPETRRIGEYTSLMTVDAEDNTVTAKTGNYLDKFFN; the protein is encoded by the coding sequence TTGAAAGTACGCAGAAGTGATCGGCTGATCGATATGACCCGCTATTTACTTGAACGTCCGCACACGCTTGTGCCGTTGACGTTCTTTTCTAAGAAATATGAGTCAGCAAAATCGTCAATTAGTGAAGATTTAACAATTTTAAAGAGAACTTTCCAAGAACGGGGAACTGGTTTATTGGAAACCGTTCCCGGAGCAGCAGGGGGCACTCGCTTTCTGCCATATATTTTGAAAGAAGAGGCAACTGACTTTGTCGGGGACTTAATTGGTCAAATGACTGACGAAAGTCGTTACTTGCCAGGCGGATACGTCTATATGTCTGACTTGTTAGGCGATCCTAATACCTTGCGGCAAATCGGCAGAATTTTTGCCACTCAATATTTAAACCAAAACGTTGATGCTGTTATGACAATTGCCACCAAAGGGGTGCCAATTGCTCAGGGAGTTGCCAACTTATTAAACGTGCCGTTCGTTATCGTGCGTCACGATACTGAAATCACTGAAGGGTCTACAGTTAACGTAAACTATGTTTCTGGATCAAGTGAACGAATCGAAAAGATGTCACTATCAAAACGGAGCCTTAAGAAGGGTGCGAATGTTTTGATTGTTGATGATTATATGCGTGGCGGAGGAACCATCTCTGGGATGATTTCTATGGTTGAAGAATTTGAAGCTAACTTAATCGGAATTGGGGTAGTTGCTGAAAGTTCGATGCCGGAAACACGTAGAATTGGTGAGTACACCTCATTGATGACAGTAGATGCAGAAGACAACACGGTCACTGCCAAAACGGGGAACTATTTAGATAAGTTTTTTAACTAA
- the glmU gene encoding bifunctional UDP-N-acetylglucosamine diphosphorylase/glucosamine-1-phosphate N-acetyltransferase GlmU, translating into MATKNTVILAAGKGTRMKSKLYKVLHRVCGRTMVDHVLTQVEQVKMDNIVTVVGHGADAVEKELGSRTKYAVQEEQLGTGHAVMQAEDILGNLDGITMVVSGDTPLFTAQTFDNLFEYHKSKKAAVTILTSHTDEPTGYGRIVRNSLGIVERIVEQKDASKEEQAITEINTGVYAFDNQALFSALHSINNENAQGEYYLTDVIEILKKQGKTIAAFQMDDFYESMGVNDRVALSKATKIMQRRINEAHMKDGVTIVDPDNTYIDVDIKIGADTVIEPGVQLKNHSVIGENCYLGAHSEIRNSTLHDNVTVTSSLIEDSEMFDGSDIGPNSHLRPESSIGKGVHLGNFVEVKKSTIEDNTKVGHLTYVGNAKLGKNINVGCGVVFVNYDGAKKHETVVGDDSFIGSNSNLIAPLNVADHSFIAAGSTINKDVERYDMAIARERQTNKPGYFKKLPYQKD; encoded by the coding sequence ATGGCAACAAAAAATACGGTTATCCTTGCTGCGGGTAAGGGGACTCGCATGAAATCTAAGCTTTACAAAGTTTTGCACAGAGTATGTGGTCGGACGATGGTTGATCACGTATTAACTCAAGTTGAACAGGTAAAAATGGATAACATTGTAACGGTTGTTGGCCACGGGGCTGATGCCGTTGAAAAAGAACTCGGTAGTCGAACTAAATACGCCGTTCAAGAAGAACAGCTGGGAACTGGTCACGCAGTGATGCAAGCTGAGGACATTTTGGGAAACCTTGATGGAATTACTATGGTTGTTAGTGGGGACACCCCATTATTTACAGCCCAAACTTTTGATAATTTATTTGAATACCATAAAAGTAAAAAGGCTGCCGTTACGATTTTGACTTCTCACACTGACGAGCCAACTGGATATGGCCGAATTGTTAGGAATAGCCTAGGAATCGTTGAGCGAATTGTTGAGCAAAAGGACGCTTCTAAGGAAGAACAAGCAATTACTGAAATCAATACCGGGGTTTATGCATTTGATAACCAGGCATTGTTTAGTGCTCTTCACAGCATCAATAATGAAAACGCCCAGGGAGAATACTATTTGACTGATGTCATTGAAATTTTGAAAAAACAGGGCAAAACCATCGCTGCTTTCCAAATGGATGACTTTTATGAATCAATGGGTGTAAATGACCGAGTTGCCTTGTCAAAAGCAACTAAAATTATGCAACGCAGAATTAATGAAGCGCACATGAAAGACGGAGTAACAATTGTTGATCCTGACAATACTTATATCGATGTTGATATCAAAATCGGTGCCGACACTGTAATTGAACCAGGGGTTCAGTTGAAGAATCATTCAGTAATCGGTGAAAATTGTTACTTAGGTGCTCACTCTGAAATTCGAAATTCAACACTTCACGATAACGTGACGGTTACATCTTCGTTAATTGAAGATTCAGAAATGTTTGATGGCTCAGACATCGGTCCTAATAGTCATTTACGACCAGAATCATCGATTGGTAAAGGCGTTCACCTTGGAAACTTTGTCGAGGTTAAGAAATCAACGATTGAAGACAACACCAAGGTTGGTCACTTAACTTACGTTGGTAACGCCAAACTGGGTAAGAATATTAACGTTGGTTGTGGGGTAGTCTTTGTCAATTATGATGGGGCTAAGAAACATGAAACTGTTGTCGGGGACGACTCATTTATTGGTAGCAACTCTAACCTAATTGCCCCACTAAATGTAGCTGATCATTCATTTATTGCCGCAGGTTCAACCATCAACAAGGATGTTGAACGTTATGATATGGCAATTGCCCGTGAACGACAGACAAATAAACCTGGGTATTTTAAAAAATTACCTTATCAAAAAGATTAG
- a CDS encoding ribose-phosphate diphosphokinase has translation MAQQYFDENLKIFALNSNKPLAEKIAATVGVPLGKTSVDRFSDGEIRINIEESIRGDNIYIIQSTSAPVNDNLMELLIMIDALRRASAKTINVVIPYYGYARQDRKARSREPITAKLVANMLQKDGVDRLITLDLHAAQIQGFFDIPVDHLMGAPLLADYFLDHDFEEDTVIVSPDHGGVSRARALAEFLEKPIAIIDKRRPEANVAEIMNIIGNVKGKRCLMIDDMIDTAGTITLGAQALMDAGAKEVYACCTHPVLSGPAIDRIAKSPIKKLVITDTIKLPEEKQIDKIVKVSVGPLIGDAIKRINENKPVSPLFKNRFHGTES, from the coding sequence ATGGCTCAGCAATACTTTGACGAAAATTTAAAAATCTTTGCCCTTAATTCTAATAAACCACTTGCAGAAAAAATCGCTGCAACGGTAGGCGTTCCGCTCGGAAAGACTTCGGTGGATCGTTTTAGTGATGGTGAAATCAGAATTAACATCGAGGAAAGTATCCGTGGGGATAATATTTACATTATCCAATCTACTTCGGCACCGGTAAACGATAACTTAATGGAACTATTGATTATGATTGATGCATTGAGAAGAGCCAGTGCAAAAACCATCAATGTTGTGATTCCTTACTACGGTTACGCTCGTCAAGATAGAAAGGCACGTTCTCGTGAACCAATTACGGCTAAATTAGTGGCCAACATGTTGCAAAAGGACGGCGTAGATCGGTTAATCACTTTAGATTTACATGCTGCTCAAATTCAAGGATTCTTTGATATCCCAGTTGATCATTTGATGGGAGCCCCATTATTGGCTGACTACTTCTTGGATCATGATTTTGAGGAGGATACTGTAATTGTTTCCCCAGATCATGGTGGAGTTTCTCGTGCGAGAGCTTTAGCAGAATTCTTGGAAAAGCCAATTGCAATCATCGATAAACGCCGGCCAGAGGCCAACGTGGCTGAAATTATGAACATCATTGGTAATGTTAAAGGAAAACGTTGCTTGATGATTGATGACATGATTGATACTGCGGGAACAATTACTTTAGGGGCGCAAGCGTTAATGGATGCTGGTGCTAAGGAAGTATATGCATGTTGTACTCATCCAGTGCTATCAGGTCCTGCAATTGATAGAATTGCTAAGTCACCAATTAAGAAGTTAGTGATTACTGATACCATTAAGCTTCCTGAAGAAAAGCAAATTGATAAAATTGTTAAGGTTTCTGTTGGTCCATTAATTGGTGATGCCATTAAGAGAATTAACGAAAACAAGCCGGTCAGTCCATTGTTTAAGAATCGTTTCCATGGAACTGAATCTTAA
- a CDS encoding DUF3899 domain-containing protein, with translation MSMFKKIVLTSCTVVIIVDVIGILIYGTLAVGNVNFMIGLLLMIGAAFFIIKDGHLFTGWRFSTKKRTDLEQENLPKQPGVREVGSVKNQPIKFGPSARFCLLVGGLLIVLGVGLTLI, from the coding sequence ATGAGCATGTTTAAAAAAATTGTGTTAACCAGTTGTACTGTGGTTATCATTGTAGATGTCATTGGAATTTTGATTTACGGTACATTGGCAGTTGGAAACGTTAATTTTATGATTGGCTTATTGCTAATGATTGGAGCGGCGTTTTTTATCATCAAAGATGGTCATCTTTTTACTGGTTGGCGCTTTAGCACTAAGAAAAGAACAGATTTAGAGCAAGAGAATCTACCAAAACAACCAGGAGTTAGAGAGGTCGGTTCTGTTAAGAATCAACCAATTAAGTTTGGTCCCTCAGCTAGATTTTGTTTGCTAGTTGGTGGATTGTTGATTGTTTTAGGTGTGGGTTTGACTTTAATTTAG
- the yidA gene encoding sugar-phosphatase has protein sequence MNIKLIAIDIDGTLLNEDHVLANETIEAISNARKRGVKVVLCTGRPLSGVKPYLDKLSISGNDEYAITFNGAMAQDLDGNVISHHTLSYEGFLKTEMYSRMLGAHYQVETTDQIIATNQELSPYTIGESYLVMLPIVFKTPEQITADTVISKAMFVDYPEVIERVKQNIPDELKEELYVVQSEPYFIEMMNKNASKGNALKDLAERLNLTAENVMALGDEGNDLTMIKYAGLGVAMGNGIDEVKEAASFVTKTNSENGVAYAINKYVNEVD, from the coding sequence ATGAACATTAAACTAATCGCCATCGACATTGATGGTACCCTACTAAACGAGGACCATGTACTTGCCAATGAAACGATTGAGGCCATTTCTAACGCTCGGAAACGTGGCGTTAAGGTAGTTCTTTGTACCGGTCGCCCACTAAGTGGTGTTAAACCATACTTGGACAAATTATCAATTTCTGGAAACGATGAATACGCCATTACCTTTAACGGTGCAATGGCTCAAGACCTAGATGGTAACGTTATTAGTCACCACACACTATCATACGAAGGGTTCCTAAAGACCGAAATGTACAGTCGGATGTTAGGCGCCCACTACCAAGTGGAAACTACAGATCAAATCATCGCTACTAACCAAGAGCTTAGTCCTTACACAATTGGTGAAAGCTATCTGGTTATGCTCCCAATCGTGTTCAAGACTCCAGAGCAAATCACTGCCGATACTGTGATTTCTAAAGCAATGTTTGTGGATTATCCAGAAGTAATTGAACGGGTAAAGCAAAACATCCCTGACGAACTAAAGGAAGAACTTTACGTTGTCCAAAGTGAACCATACTTCATCGAAATGATGAATAAAAACGCAAGCAAGGGCAACGCACTTAAGGACCTTGCTGAACGGCTTAATCTAACCGCTGAAAATGTAATGGCTCTTGGAGATGAGGGTAATGATCTCACCATGATTAAATACGCTGGTCTAGGAGTTGCAATGGGTAACGGAATAGACGAAGTGAAGGAAGCTGCTTCATTTGTTACCAAAACCAATTCTGAAAACGGAGTTGCCTACGCAATCAATAAGTACGTAAACGAAGTTGATTAA
- a CDS encoding HD domain-containing protein, with product MTYANQKLAREKVFRDPVHNYVYVKYQVILDLINTSEFQRLRRIHQLGTTPLVFHGAEHSRFSHSLGVYEIARRITESFAKNYPSKLHGDGLWDNSEELVTLCAALLHDIGHGPYSHTFEHIFHTDHEAITRAIITSDQTEINAVLKKVSPEFPDMVASVINKTYPNRQVVEIISSQLDADRMDYLLRDAYNTGVKYGTFDLQRILEVMRPYHDGICFEMSGMHAVEDYIVSRFQMYQQVYFHPGSRSMEVVLNRLLSRAKEIFNGTVVENAQTPYLLLPFFSRQFNLDDYLQLDDGVLNTYFIHWKRYPDDILADLASRFIDRKPLKSVRFTEETKSLLPKLQELIEQAGYNPKYYTATDDSFDLPYDAYTPEKKQIQLIQADESLVQLADVSPIVNAISDRSEGDNRFFFPKDVLTNGNNVDLFQSEYDEFAKHIRNDKLI from the coding sequence TTGACATACGCAAATCAAAAGTTAGCAAGAGAAAAAGTATTTCGAGACCCGGTTCACAATTACGTATACGTTAAGTACCAAGTAATCCTAGACTTAATTAACACCAGCGAATTTCAACGACTAAGGAGAATTCACCAACTTGGGACGACGCCCTTAGTATTTCACGGTGCAGAGCACTCCAGATTCTCCCACTCATTAGGAGTTTACGAAATTGCCCGACGAATTACTGAATCATTTGCCAAAAATTACCCCAGCAAGCTTCATGGTGATGGACTTTGGGACAACTCAGAGGAGCTAGTCACCCTTTGTGCTGCCCTCCTTCATGATATTGGCCATGGCCCATACTCACACACCTTTGAGCACATTTTTCACACCGATCATGAAGCAATTACCCGGGCAATTATCACTTCCGACCAAACCGAAATTAATGCGGTGCTTAAAAAAGTGAGCCCAGAATTTCCAGATATGGTTGCTAGTGTTATCAACAAGACCTACCCTAATCGCCAAGTTGTGGAAATTATTTCTAGCCAACTTGACGCTGATAGGATGGATTACTTACTTCGTGACGCTTACAATACTGGGGTAAAGTATGGTACCTTTGATTTACAGCGAATTTTAGAGGTAATGCGACCATACCACGACGGAATCTGTTTTGAAATGAGTGGCATGCACGCAGTTGAAGACTACATCGTCAGCAGGTTTCAAATGTACCAACAAGTTTATTTTCATCCTGGATCAAGATCTATGGAAGTCGTCCTAAATCGACTACTTTCACGAGCTAAAGAAATTTTTAATGGCACAGTCGTTGAAAATGCCCAAACTCCCTACCTGTTATTACCATTCTTCTCTCGGCAATTCAATCTTGATGACTATCTCCAACTAGACGATGGAGTATTAAACACTTACTTTATCCATTGGAAACGTTATCCTGATGATATTCTTGCAGACTTAGCAAGCAGATTTATCGACAGAAAGCCGCTAAAATCAGTTAGGTTTACTGAGGAAACCAAAAGTCTGTTGCCTAAACTACAAGAGTTGATCGAACAGGCTGGTTACAACCCTAAGTATTACACGGCTACGGATGATAGTTTTGATTTGCCATATGATGCCTACACCCCAGAGAAGAAGCAGATTCAATTGATCCAAGCAGACGAATCACTCGTCCAACTTGCTGATGTAAGCCCAATTGTTAACGCCATCTCTGACCGTTCCGAGGGAGATAATCGCTTCTTCTTCCCAAAGGACGTCTTAACCAATGGCAACAACGTAGATCTGTTCCAATCTGAGTATGATGAATTTGCCAAACATATTCGCAACGATAAATTAATTTAG
- a CDS encoding lipoyl protein ligase domain-containing protein produces MLNNNSITIFEANYSPAAQLEAFADTNAILELTNELQQPFLHFWTTTEPTLILGINDRHLPKLESGLEQLVNQRYQYFLRNSGGLAVISDPGVLNVSLFLPNRSHPLSVDDAYEVIAELMRQSLPQWQLGTYEITDSYCPGKYDLSINGQKIAGIAQRREKDAIVLMLYMSVFGNQDSRSETVANFYEVADAYSQTKWNFPKVNKSSMTSLVDLDSQFNTLDVMKEKISAIIQHDYSLNQNSAAILSSEQFKQQKARQLRKMILRNEQLPKIGGQH; encoded by the coding sequence ATGTTGAATAACAATTCAATCACTATTTTTGAAGCAAACTATTCTCCGGCTGCCCAATTGGAGGCGTTTGCTGACACCAACGCCATTCTAGAACTTACCAATGAGCTTCAACAACCCTTCCTACATTTTTGGACAACGACGGAACCGACCTTAATATTAGGGATCAATGACCGCCACTTGCCCAAACTTGAGTCGGGATTAGAACAATTAGTTAATCAAAGATACCAATACTTTTTAAGAAACTCTGGTGGATTGGCTGTGATATCTGATCCGGGTGTTCTAAACGTTTCACTATTCTTGCCCAATCGCAGCCATCCGCTTAGCGTTGATGATGCATATGAGGTGATTGCCGAATTAATGAGACAATCTTTACCCCAGTGGCAACTGGGAACGTATGAAATCACTGATTCATACTGTCCGGGTAAATATGACCTCAGCATTAATGGTCAAAAAATTGCGGGGATTGCCCAACGTCGGGAAAAAGATGCCATCGTCTTAATGCTTTATATGAGCGTTTTTGGCAATCAAGACTCTCGGAGTGAAACTGTTGCCAACTTTTACGAAGTTGCAGATGCTTATTCCCAAACTAAGTGGAACTTTCCTAAGGTTAATAAATCATCCATGACCAGTTTAGTAGACCTAGACTCACAGTTTAACACCTTGGACGTTATGAAAGAAAAGATTTCGGCTATCATTCAACATGACTATTCACTCAATCAAAACTCCGCAGCGATTTTATCATCTGAGCAATTCAAGCAGCAAAAAGCTCGTCAGTTGCGTAAGATGATTCTGCGAAATGAACAATTACCCAAAATAGGAGGACAACATTGA
- a CDS encoding DUF1934 domain-containing protein: MDNPTNNLPVQIHLRTDILQDGKKANYVFDMEGQLVEIGDAIYIRYDEETDGDPIPVTIKIMNSGDVKITRAGENRSQLMFSEGKRISAVYKTPYGPLDIQTVTPGLEIDLLENPLRGNVDISYLLYAGQELLGKYNISLQFTV, from the coding sequence ATGGATAATCCTACAAACAATTTACCAGTTCAGATTCATTTAAGAACCGACATTCTGCAGGATGGTAAGAAGGCGAATTATGTCTTCGACATGGAAGGACAGCTTGTCGAAATTGGCGATGCAATTTATATTCGCTATGACGAAGAAACAGATGGTGACCCCATTCCTGTTACAATCAAAATTATGAATAGCGGGGATGTTAAGATCACTCGTGCGGGTGAAAACCGCTCCCAACTGATGTTTAGTGAGGGCAAGAGAATCTCCGCTGTCTACAAGACCCCTTATGGACCATTGGACATTCAAACGGTCACTCCGGGATTGGAGATTGATTTACTTGAAAATCCGTTGAGAGGAAACGTTGATATTTCATATCTACTTTATGCAGGACAAGAATTACTTGGTAAATATAATATTTCATTGCAATTTACGGTGTAA
- the rpoE gene encoding DNA-directed RNA polymerase subunit delta — MELKVFEGQNKNELSMIEVAHAILAERGDVMPFADLANAVQEYLGDSNKEIRDRLSQFYTDLNIDGSFISLGDNLWGLRTWYPYESIDEATVHTDLDDEDRPKKKKRRKVNAFLADASDDDDVIDYDDDDPEDQDDAFDDDDDTDDDDETTPAASVGKYDNDLSDIDDDSDDDDDTDLPDGIEGELSDLSDDDDLLNTDDDDDDSSDGDDSSYEDNQK, encoded by the coding sequence TTGGAATTAAAAGTCTTTGAAGGCCAAAACAAAAATGAACTATCGATGATCGAAGTTGCTCACGCTATTTTAGCTGAGCGTGGAGACGTTATGCCGTTCGCTGATTTGGCTAATGCCGTTCAAGAATACCTTGGTGATAGTAATAAGGAAATTCGCGATCGATTATCTCAGTTCTATACTGACTTAAATATCGACGGTAGTTTCATTTCACTTGGTGACAATCTTTGGGGCTTAAGAACCTGGTATCCTTACGAATCGATTGATGAGGCCACTGTTCATACTGACCTCGACGATGAAGATCGACCAAAGAAGAAGAAACGTCGGAAGGTTAATGCATTCTTAGCAGATGCCTCTGATGATGATGATGTTATCGATTACGACGACGACGATCCTGAAGATCAGGACGACGCGTTTGACGACGATGACGACACCGATGATGACGATGAAACAACACCAGCAGCTAGTGTCGGTAAATATGACAATGATTTATCAGATATTGACGATGACAGTGACGATGATGATGACACAGATCTTCCGGATGGAATTGAAGGAGAGTTATCAGACCTTTCAGACGATGATGATTTGCTAAACACAGATGATGACGATGATGACTCATCAGATGGTGACGATTCTAGTTACGAAGACAATCAAAAATAA
- a CDS encoding CTP synthase, which translates to MTKYIFVTGGVVSSLGKGIVAASLGRLLKNRGLNVTIQKFDPYINVDPGTMNPYQHGEVFVTDDGTETDLDLGHYERFIDNNLNKYSNVTTGKIYDEVLRKERHGDYLGATVQVIPHITGMIKDKIMRAAKTSDADIVITEIGGTVGDIESLPFLEAIRQMKNEAGEENTFYIHTTLIPYLRAAGEMKTKPTQHSVKELRGLGIQPNLLVVRSEKPVTDSMKKKISLFCDVKKEAVVESLDVPTLYSIPLRLQEQGMDQQVLDHFGINKPAADMSEWQQLEQHVQHLKRKVKIVLVGKYVGLQDAYISVAEALKHAGYPVDADIDLEMVDAEKVTPENVEDYVASADGILVPGGFGDRGIEGMITSIKYARENDIPFLGICLGMQMASVEYARDVLGYADANSTEMNPNTEHKVIDLMADQEDVSDMGGTQRLGAYPCKLKPGTKAAAAYDNAAEISERHRHRYEFNNAFREEMEQHGLVFSGTSPDNHLVEVIEIPTNKFFVAAQYHPEFLSRPNRPEGLFRDFVAAANDRYLANEN; encoded by the coding sequence ATGACCAAATATATTTTTGTTACCGGCGGAGTAGTTTCTTCTTTAGGAAAGGGAATCGTTGCCGCTTCCTTAGGTAGATTACTTAAGAACCGCGGACTCAACGTTACAATCCAAAAGTTTGATCCCTACATTAACGTGGATCCAGGAACCATGAATCCATATCAACATGGGGAAGTTTTTGTTACTGATGATGGTACTGAAACTGACCTTGATTTGGGTCACTATGAACGTTTTATTGATAATAACTTAAATAAGTACTCTAACGTTACCACCGGTAAAATCTATGACGAAGTTCTTCGTAAAGAACGTCATGGTGATTATCTTGGTGCAACAGTTCAAGTAATTCCTCACATTACTGGCATGATCAAAGATAAGATTATGCGTGCGGCAAAGACATCAGACGCTGACATCGTGATTACTGAAATCGGTGGAACCGTTGGTGATATTGAATCATTGCCTTTCCTTGAAGCCATTCGTCAAATGAAAAACGAAGCTGGCGAAGAAAACACATTTTACATTCACACCACATTAATTCCTTACCTGCGAGCTGCTGGTGAAATGAAGACTAAGCCAACGCAACACTCAGTTAAGGAACTTCGTGGTTTGGGTATTCAACCTAATTTATTGGTAGTTCGTTCTGAAAAACCAGTAACTGATTCTATGAAAAAGAAAATTTCGCTTTTCTGTGATGTTAAGAAGGAAGCTGTTGTTGAATCACTTGATGTTCCAACCCTTTACTCAATTCCTTTGAGACTACAAGAACAAGGAATGGATCAACAAGTTCTTGATCATTTTGGTATCAACAAGCCTGCTGCTGATATGTCTGAATGGCAACAATTAGAACAACACGTTCAACACTTGAAGCGTAAGGTCAAGATTGTCCTAGTTGGTAAGTACGTTGGCCTTCAAGATGCTTACATTTCAGTTGCTGAAGCACTTAAGCATGCTGGTTATCCAGTTGATGCTGATATCGACTTAGAAATGGTTGATGCTGAAAAAGTTACTCCAGAAAACGTTGAAGATTACGTTGCTAGCGCAGACGGAATCCTAGTTCCTGGTGGTTTTGGAGATCGTGGAATTGAAGGAATGATCACTTCAATTAAGTACGCTCGAGAAAATGACATTCCATTCCTAGGAATTTGCTTGGGAATGCAAATGGCAAGCGTTGAGTATGCTCGTGATGTTTTGGGCTATGCTGATGCAAACTCAACCGAAATGAACCCTAACACTGAACATAAGGTAATTGACCTAATGGCCGACCAAGAAGATGTTTCTGATATGGGTGGTACGCAACGTTTAGGTGCATATCCTTGCAAGCTTAAACCAGGTACTAAGGCAGCTGCCGCTTATGACAATGCTGCTGAAATTTCAGAGCGTCACCGTCACCGTTATGAATTTAACAATGCGTTCCGTGAAGAGATGGAACAGCACGGCTTGGTATTTTCAGGAACATCACCTGACAATCATTTAGTTGAAGTTATTGAAATTCCAACGAACAAATTCTTCGTTGCTGCTCAATATCATCCAGAATTCCTTTCAAGACCTAACCGTCCTGAAGGATTATTCAGAGATTTTGTTGCTGCTGCAAATGATCGTTACCTTGCAAACGAAAACTAA
- a CDS encoding UDP-N-acetylglucosamine 1-carboxyvinyltransferase, producing MSKLIINGGKKLTGEITIGGAKNSTVALIPAAILADTPVSFDSVPDILDVHNLMVILESMNVSSDFHDDVLNIDPTNIVEAPLPSKAIKSLRASYYFMGALLGKFHRATVSFPGGDNIGPRPIDQHIKAFEALGANVTDENGTVTITTDESGLHGAQIFLDVVSVGATINAILAAVKAKGTTVIGNAAKEPEIIDIATFLNNMGANIRGAGTDVIRIEGVDSLVAKNTHTIIPDRIEAGTYLSLAAAAGDGITITNVIPEHLEAFVAKLEELGVNLKVNEDSIFVGPSDTLRPIQVKTMPYPGFATDLQQPLTPLLFKAKGRSVIIDTIYPKRVKHISELVKLGGNIKSEDIEEGIIVVDTSNDLHGTTVSAGEIRAGASLLITGLMADGETEIDEADNILRGYGSIVDKLTAVGADLKLVSD from the coding sequence ATGAGTAAATTAATTATCAATGGGGGAAAGAAGCTAACCGGTGAAATTACGATTGGCGGTGCAAAAAATAGCACCGTTGCGTTAATTCCAGCTGCCATTTTAGCAGACACACCTGTTAGTTTTGATTCGGTACCAGACATCTTGGATGTCCACAATTTGATGGTCATTCTTGAGTCTATGAACGTATCGTCTGACTTCCACGATGATGTGCTAAACATCGACCCAACAAATATCGTGGAGGCTCCCTTACCAAGTAAAGCAATTAAAAGCCTGCGTGCATCGTATTACTTTATGGGTGCGCTGCTGGGTAAATTCCACCGAGCTACCGTAAGCTTTCCCGGTGGAGATAATATTGGTCCACGACCAATTGATCAGCATATTAAAGCATTTGAAGCTCTCGGTGCTAATGTCACCGATGAGAATGGTACTGTAACAATTACAACAGACGAATCAGGACTTCACGGAGCCCAAATCTTTCTGGACGTGGTTTCAGTTGGGGCGACAATCAATGCAATTCTCGCTGCCGTAAAGGCTAAGGGAACTACCGTCATTGGTAACGCTGCTAAGGAACCTGAAATAATTGATATTGCTACTTTCCTAAATAACATGGGTGCTAATATTCGTGGTGCAGGAACAGATGTAATCCGAATTGAGGGAGTTGATTCCCTAGTTGCCAAGAATACTCACACGATTATTCCTGATAGAATTGAGGCCGGTACATACCTTTCTCTAGCGGCAGCCGCAGGTGATGGGATTACGATTACCAACGTTATTCCTGAGCATTTAGAGGCCTTTGTAGCTAAACTAGAGGAGTTGGGTGTGAACTTAAAGGTTAACGAAGACAGTATCTTTGTTGGCCCTTCAGATACTTTGAGACCAATTCAGGTTAAAACAATGCCATATCCTGGATTCGCGACTGACTTGCAGCAACCACTGACCCCATTGCTTTTTAAGGCAAAGGGGAGAAGTGTCATTATTGATACGATTTATCCTAAGCGAGTTAAGCATATTTCAGAGCTGGTTAAATTGGGCGGTAACATTAAGTCTGAGGATATCGAAGAGGGCATTATTGTCGTTGATACCTCCAATGACTTACACGGAACCACAGTTTCCGCTGGAGAGATTCGTGCGGGAGCCTCATTATTGATTACGGGATTAATGGCGGATGGTGAGACCGAAATCGACGAAGCTGACAACATTCTTCGTGGATACGGTAGCATCGTTGATAAGCTTACTGCTGTCGGTGCTGATTTAAAATTAGTTAGCGACTAA